From Oryza brachyantha chromosome 9, ObraRS2, whole genome shotgun sequence, a single genomic window includes:
- the LOC102712108 gene encoding uncharacterized protein LOC102712108 codes for MVDVDHRMAGLAPPAAHAAGLRRLSTRAAAGTASASPSPSPRHGLQSFDGLAAAVLSHLRATGVAVLLGLSDAEFARVEAEMGFTFPPDLRAVLAMGLPSGPGFPDWRGRAGLRAAFDLPVAAASLQIAKGALWPRCWGPRPSDPDRARRLARSAIRRAPLLVPLFDRCYLPCRPCLAGNPVFFITDDRVLCCGLDVLHFFTWESSFQPLDVSYPSMTPSSICTPYTRRSLDAACGGQSPRWIEFWSDAASDRRRRYSSSSEASTASSSGCPSPPSRSTPLWVDNYLDKLGTVLKNGGWRDREVDEMVEVAASGLFDGEEAPPADADAVLDALFLKTDRCSDSLRRAGWTSEDVSDALGLDLRRRKEPPRAAVQIPPEIASKVRRLAQAVARS; via the coding sequence ATGGTGGACGTGGACCACAGGATGGCGgggctcgcgccgccggcggcgcacgcggcagGGCTGCGACGCCTGTccacgcgcgccgcggcggggacagcgtcggcgtcgccgtcgccgtcgccgcgccacggGCTGCAGTCTTTTGATGGGCTGGCAGCGGCTGTGCTGTCGCACCTCCGGGCGACGGGGGTCGCGGTCCTTCTGGGGCTGTCCGACGCGGAGTTCGCCCGCGTTGAGGCGGAGATGGGGTTCACGTTCCCGCCTGACCTCCGCGCCGTGCTGGCGATGGGGCTCCCGTCGGGCCCTGGGTTCCCGGACTGGCGCGGCCGGGCGGGGCTCCGCGCGGCGTTCGACCTGCccgtcgcggcggcgtcgctgcAGATCGCGAAGGGAGCGCTGTGGCCACGGTGCTGGGGGCCGAGGCCGTCGGACCCcgatcgggcgcggcggctcgcGCGGTCCGCCATCAGGCGCGCGCCGCTGCTCGTGCCGCTGTTCGACCGGTGCTACCTTCCCTGCCGCCCCTGTCTCGCCGGGAACCCCGTGTTCTTCATCACCGACGACCGCGTCCTCTGCTGCGGCCTCGACGTCCTGCACTTCTTCACCTGGGAGTCCTCGTTCCAGCCGCTTGACGTGTCCTACCCGTCGATGACACCCTCCAGCATTTGCACGCCGTACACTCGCCGCAGCCTCGACGCCGCCTGCGGCGGCCAGTCGCCGCGCTGGATCGAGTTCTGGAGCGACGCGGCCTCCGACCGACGCCGTCGCTACTCATCATCCTCGGaagcctccaccgcctcctcctcgggctGCCCTTCGCCTCCTTCAAGGTCGACCCCACTCTGGGTCGACAACTACCTCGACAAGCTCGGAACGGTTCTAAAGAACGGTGGCTGGAGGGACAGAGAAGTGGACGAGATGGTCGAGGTTGCCGCCTCCGGACTgttcgacggcgaggaggcacCCCCGGCCGATGCCGACGCGGTGCTCGACGCATTGTTCCTAAAAACGGACCGGTGCTCGGACTCACTCCGGCGAGCAGGGTGGACATCCGAGGACGTCTCGGACGCGCTCGGGCTGGACCTCCGTCGGCGCAAGGAGCCGCCGCGGGCAGCCGTGCAGATACCGCCGGAGATCGCCTCCAAGGTCCGGCGCCTCGCCcaggcggtggcgaggtcgtGA
- the LOC102706595 gene encoding uncharacterized protein LOC102706595 — protein sequence MLGLSVVFALVAPVHGQGCKHFYGVATTVYSICMYASALSIMRPEIKTKSMEYMPFLLSLGGFPRQHVLVHLRSRTGVGAWEGFLGNGMDMVSPCSSPYNSLIYGYSKPFEVDPNGMIRAMATLLRGRITMPGQASS from the exons ATGCTCGGCCTCTCGGTGGTGTTCGCGCTGGTGGCGCCCGTCCACGGCCAGGGCTGCAAGCACTTCTACGGCGTCGCCACCACCGTCTACTCCATCTGCATGTACGCTTCCGCCCTCTCCATCATG aGGCCGGAGATCAAGACGAAGAGCATGGAGTACATGCCGTTCCTGCTGTCGCTGGGGGGTTTTCCTAGGCAGCACGTCCTGGTTCATCTACG ATCCCGAACGGGTGTGGGAGCCTGGGAGGGCTTCCTGGGCAACGGCATGGACATGGTCTCCCCTTGTAGCAGCCCCTACAACAGCCTCATCTACGGCTACTCCAAGCCCTTCGAGGTTGACCCGAACGGGATGATACGCGCGATGGCTACCCTGCTGCGCGGCAGGATCACCATGCCCGGCCAGGCCAGTTCATGA